A single window of Nyctibius grandis isolate bNycGra1 chromosome Z, bNycGra1.pri, whole genome shotgun sequence DNA harbors:
- the DRC3 gene encoding dynein regulatory complex subunit 3, with the protein MSQFYNSIEPNIIDDEMVQKAIEEQCPEDTRELAKREGIDFKDVMELQLSFRNILHIDNLWQFENLTKLQLDNNIIEKIEALESLVHLVWLDLSFNKIEVIEGLDTLVKLQDLSLYNNRISKIEHMDTLQELQIFSIGGNNLTALEDVIYLRRFKNLRTLNLTGNPLCDDERYMLFVVAYLPDLLYLDFKLVSDTTREVAVLKYQDLTEPLEHEEAQALAQLEEKQAKQKELEYHKTAFVEYLNGSFLFDSLYADDTEAAQLANLPGVGALLQAYPSWFVSVCETLFNYGLKEHEKREAEVSNFYKSLHEALAANQQDGKKIILDFENRNEKRLDEIQNASSCDIAESKRAEYREDILQLSEALMTLEMLIADQLEELIKDFKSNVADIASTFIGNVKGIMTQCRDLENHHHEKVLEIAITTLEKSVKNELDEDLPDDVRMLLADKNTIVNAVNASHGIRLLKIDKRESDIFCSTYRWQASVTEKAFQNEIDRNRDRVKEIVQYIDTLQEELDNIEILEPLE; encoded by the exons ATGAGTCAGTTTTACAACAGCATTGAGCCAAACATTATTGATGATGAAATGGTTCAGAAAGCCATTGAAGAGCAGTGTCCAGAGGACACAAGAGAGCTTGCCAAAAGGGAAGGTATTGACTTTAAGGATGTGATGGAGCTACAGCTTAGTTTTAGAA ATATCCTGCATATTGATAATCTGTGGCAGTTTGAGAATCTGACTAAACTGCAGCTGGACAACAACATCATTGAGAAGATAGAAGCTCTGGAGAGTCTGGTTCACCTTGTATGGCTCG ACTTGTCTTTCAACAAAATTGAAGTAATTGAGGGCCTGGATACCCTTGTCAAACTGCAAGACCTCAGTCTCTACAATAACAGAATATCTAAAATTGAGCACATGGACACATTGCAAGAGCTGCAGATTTTCTCCATAGGAGGGAATAACCTGACCGCACTGGAAGAC GTGATCTATCTCAGGAGGTTTAAAAACTTACGCACACTGAATCTCACAGGGAACCCTCTCTGCGACGACGAGCGTTATATGCTGTTTGTTGTTGCATATCTTCCAGACCTGCTATACTTGGACTTCAAGCTCGTGAGTGACACCACG CGAGAAGTTGCAGTTTTAAAGTATCAAGATCTTACTGAGCCGTTGGAACATGAGGAGGCCCAGGCCCTGGCTCAGCTGGAGGAAAAACAGGCAAAGCAGAAAGAGCTGGAGTACCACAAG ACAGCCTTTGTTGAGTACCTGAATGGATCATTCCTGTTTGACAGTCTGTATGCAGATGACACAGAAGCTGCCCAACTGGCTAACCTCCCTGGAGTGGGCGCCCTGCTGCAGGCATATCCTTCCTGG TTTGTCTCGGTTTGTGAGACCCTATTTAACTATGGTCTGAAAGAGCATGAAAAACGAGAAGCTGAAGTCTCCAATTTCTACAAAAGCCTTCACGAAGCATTAGCAGCCAACCAGCAAGACGGCAAGAAAATAATCCTAGATTTTGAAAATCGTAACGAAAAG AGGCTGGATGAGATTCAGAATGCCAGTAGTTGTGACATTGCTGAGTCTAAACGAGCCGAGTACAGGGAGGACATACTTCAGCTCTCAGAAGCGCTCATGACCTTGGAAATGCTGATAGCTGACCAGCTGGAG GAACTaataaaggattttaaaagcaacGTTGCTGACATAGCATCAACATTCATTGGGAACGTTAAAGGGAT AATGACCCAGTGCCGGGACCTGGAAAACCATCACCATGAAAAGGTGCTAGAGATCGCCATCACCACACTGGAGAAATCAGTCAAGAATGAGCTTGACGAGGATTTGCCAGATGATGTTCGAATG CTTCTTGCGGACAAAAACACCATTGTCAACGCAGTCAACGCGTCCCATGGCATCCGCCTGCTCAAGATTGATAAGCGGGAGAGCGACATCTTCTGCAGCACCTACCGCTGGCAGGCGTCCGTGACAGAGAAG GCTTTCCAAAACGAGATCGACAGAAACCGTGACCGCGTCAAAGAGATCGTTCAGTACATCGACACTCTCCAGGAGGAGCTGGATAACATAGAGATCCTGGAGCCGTTGGAGTAG